In the genome of Methylotenera mobilis JLW8, the window CCCTGATCACATAAAGCTTTGAGCAAGACGTGGCAATCTTTTTGCGCAAGCGGCTCACCACCGGTCACGGTGACGTATGGCGTAGCGTACTCGGCCACTTTGGTGATGATGTCTTCAACCTCCATATTACTGCCGCCGCTAAATGCATAGGCGGTATCGCAATACACGCAACGCATTGGGCAGCCGGTAAGGCGCACAAATACCGTAGGCAGCCCGACACGTGAGGACTCACCTTGGAGCGAATAGAAAATTTCGTGGATTTTAAGTTTCATCGAATACTTTGCACACCAACAATAAATAACGCAAAAAAATAGCGCCAATTAACCAATGGCGCTATTTTAACTTAAAAGCTTTATTTACCTAAACATAGGCAAACAAACAACTTTTCCTAGACTTACTTAATCGCCTCTAGTGCTTTTAGGCGCTTCTGCGCAGCAGGCGTTAACTCACTGTTAGGAAACTTGGCAATTAAATCACGTAATGTTTTTTTAGCGCCTGGCACTAAACCCAACTGAATCTGGCTATTGGCCATATTAAACATCGCATCCGGCACCTTAGGGCTATCCGCATAGGTATCAATCAGCTTTTGCTGCGTAGCAATCGACGACTTATAGTTCTTTAACGCAAACTGCGAGTAACCTAAGCCGTACATCGCTTCAGATGCGGAACTACTATTAGGATAATCCTTTAGGAATTTATCGTAGGTGTTAAAAGCATCTTTATGCTTAGACTCTTTTGACAAGCCATTGGCTAATTCCAACAACTGGTATTCTTGTGTGTTTTTTTCAGCCACCGCTGCCACAGGTGCTGCAGCCGCAGCTGGTGCAGACTCCAGTTTACGCAAGCGTTCGTCGCTATCTGTGTATAAATCCTTTTGACGCTGCAGTGCAGTTTCAACTTTATGGTTGGCGATTTCTAAATCACCCTTCAACCTGGCGTTCTCTTGCTTTAATGCATCGATTTGCGATTGCATATCAGCAAAGCCATTTTTGGTAATAGCTTCTAACGTTGTCAGCCTGGAATCATGCGACTGCTTTAAGTCTTTCAGTGCTGACTGCGTTGCCTGATTCTGGCTTTGCGCAGTTTTCTCAACCTCTAATATTTTCTTGCGCGCCTCATCGTCATCAAATAATGCCGAGTGACCGCTTATGGAAAATAATTGCGTTGTTAAAAACAGGCTAGACAGAATCAGGTTTTTCATCATTTTTTAAAGTAATACCTAAAAAATTAATCGTTTTCGTAAACTACTTCAACACGACGGTTTTGTTGATGGCAAGCTTCATCTGCGCAATTTGCTGATGCTTTTTCTTCGCCCAAGCTTACTGTTTCGATTTGTTTATCTTGCACGCCCAGCAAGTTAAATGATTTTTTAACTGAAACTGCACGACGTTGACCCAATGAAACGTTGTACTCACGTGTACCGCGCTCATCCGTGTTACCTTGCAATACTACTTTAGCGTTGCTGTTAGCAAGCAAGTATTTAGCGTGTGCTTCCACGATTGGGCGGTATTCCGCTTTTACTGAGTCGCTATCAAAGTCAAAGTAGATGTTTCTTTTTGACAAGATATTGTTTGGATCTTTTAGTGGGTTGTTGCCATTGTTAGCATTGCTATCAATCACCACTTCTTTCACGCCTGAAGTATCTGCCGCACTGTTTGCAGATGATTGTGTAGACGCGCCTGCTGGGCTTTTATCTTGCACAGCTGCTGGTTTGTCTGTCATTGGTGTGCTTTTACAAGCAGATAACATTGCTGCCAATACTAATGCACCCAATACTTTTTTATTAAACATTCCCTTATTCATTACACTCTCCTTTAGTAAAAACAAATCTATCTATACATACCACTAATTCAGTAACGGGCCCCACGCCGGCTCGCGGATATCTCCGCCAGACTCACTCAAGCGCTGTTTCACGCGACCATCTGCAGACACAGCAGCAAGTGCACCACGACCCGCTGACCTAGTGGCATATAGCACCACACGGCCATTAGGCGCAAAGCTAGGCGACTCATCCTGATTACCTTCGCTGAGAATCTGCACTTGTCCGGTTGCTAGATTTTGCAATGCAACACGGTACCTTCCACCATCATTGCGGATCATTGCCAGCGACTTACCATCCGGTGAAAAACGCGGGCTTAAGTTGTAAGTGCCATCAAACGTCACGCGCTGTGCGTCGCCACCGAGAGAAGACACTTTGTAAATTTGCGGGCTGCCGCCGCGGTCTGAGCTGAAATACACCCATTTCGCATCTGGCGACCAAACCGGTTCGGTATCAATAGCGCTACTTTTGCTCAGCTGCTTAAGGCCACTGCCATCGGCATTAATCAAGTAAAGCTGTGAGTTGGCGGCATGCGTTAATACAATAGCCAGTTTACTGCCATCTGGTGCCCAGGCCGGCGCACTGTTATTACCTTTAAAGCTGGCCAATGTGATGCGCTGACCTGTCATTAGTGACTGCACAAAAATGATTGGTTTTTTCTTCTCAAATGAAACATAAGCGATTTTAGTACCATCCGGTGACCATGCCGGAGAGATAATCGGCTCGTTAGACGAAACCACGGTTTGCGGATTAACACCATCAGCATCCGCTACTTGTAGCGCATAACGCCCTTTGGATTTATTAATGTAGGCAATACGACTGGCAAAGATTGCTGACTCACCGGTCAGCTTCTGGTAAATCACGTCCGCGATTTTATGCGCTGTCATCCGTAATTGGCTAGGCGTAATGTTGTAGTCCATATCCGCCAACTGGGTTTGCTTCAGCACATCACCCAACTGGAAACTAACCTTAAGGCGATTGCCAGGCAGCGCTTCGACTTTACCAACGGCAATGGCTTGCGCCTGCAAACTTGCCCAATCACTGTACTTTACTTGTGCGATAGTGCTAGGCTTACTCGCCACGCCTGCGGTTTCCAACACGCGAAACATGCCACTACGGCGCAAGTCTGCGCTAATAATGTTGGCAATATTTTCTTGGTTTTTAACTGCATCCTGATTAAACGGCACAATGGCGATTGGCAATTGCTGCGCATTACCGCCGCTAATTTCAATCTCTAAAGCAGCATGACTTACTGAGGTCATCATTGCGGATACGGTGAGTGTGCAAGCAAGCAGCACCCTCTGAAATAAACTAGGCATTTTTTTCATATATCGTTATGGTCAGCAAGGTCTTAAAAAAGTTCATGAAATTTTACTGTAATCTGCAATAGATGCCAGCGCATTTACACTTGCTTACATTTTACTTGCCCCATATTTAGTCCTTGCTGGGGTGGAAAGTCAGCTTCAATGTCCGGAACTGCGGGAATAAAGTTTTATCTTCAGGCAGCGGTAACGGCTCAGACGCACGAATCGCCCGCTCCACCGCATCGTCACATCCAGCGATACCGCTAGATTTGGTTAACTTAGGCGCCGCACCCAGCTCACCGGTAGGCAGCAAAGTAATTTCAAACCTCACCTCCGGGTTACCGTCGCCGCATGATGATTTAATCACGTTGTTACGGATTTTCGCCTGTATCTTGGCTTTAAATTCATCCACCACACCTGCTTTAGCCGCACTAGCCTTAGGCTCAGCTGAGGTACCAGTGTCACCCAAGCTCTCCTGCTGCAGCTTTTTCAGTGCATCGTTGACCGGTGGTTTTTTAGGCTTTTCTGCGGGCTCTTGCAGCAACTGCTTTTGTAGCTCGGCTAGCTGGTCAGTTTTTTTGACCGGCTTAGCTGGCTCTTTGGGCGGCTCTTTAATTGCTACCTTTTTTAGCGGCTCTTTTTTTTCAGGCTTTTTTTGTGCCTCGTGTTTAATCGCGATTTCCGGCTCGGGCTTAGGTTCTGGCTTCGGTTCGAGTTTGGGCTCAGGCTTAGGAATTTCCTTTACCACAGGCGTAGTAACAACAGGCGCGCTGGCTGCCGGCAAACTATCCCACAACTCAACCTCAGCAACGCTGACAGGATGCGTAGTTTTCCAGTTAAATGAAATCAACAAGGCACCCAGCAAAATAGCGTGCACGCTGATAGAGAGCACCCCTGCCTTGAATGAGTCTGGATTTTCGCGCTGACGTAACATCATGAAAAATTAGCCTACTATCTTAAACAGGCTTAAGCAGCAAACCAACTTTGTCGACCTTGTTGGTTTTAAGTAGATCCATCACGCCAATCACGTCTTCGTATTTAACGTTCTTATCCGCCGCAATGACCACAGAGCGCTCAGGTGATTTGCTTAGCGTGGCCCGCACCGCCACCAGCAGCTCATCGCGCTGCATGGCTTGGCTATCCAACTCTATGCTGCCGTTTTTCTTTACCGTCACCACCACCGGTGGCAATTTAGGTTGATTCAACGCCTGCCCAGCGCCCGGTAGCTCAACGATGCCAGGGTTGGTCATGGGTGCGGTGACCATAAAAATCACCAATAACACCAAGGTCACGTCGATATAAGGCACGACGTTGATTTGATTCATCATGCGGCGTTTACGTGTTCTGCTCATCACGCAACTCCTGTTGAAATCGGTTTAATAGTAAACATCAAAGACATCGCCATATTAAGATTTGCGCTGCAAAATGTTAGTAAACTCTTCCATAAAGCTTTCATAGCGCACAGAAAGTCTGTCAACAGAGCTGGCAAATCGGTTATAGGCAATCACCGCTGGAATCGCTGCAAACAAGCCAATCGCGGTTGCCACTAGCGCTTCTGCAATGCCAGGAGCCACTTGGGTAAGGGTGGCTTGTCCAACACTGGATAAGCCTCTAAATGCATTCATAATGCCCCATACCGTACCGAATAAACCGATATACGGGCTGACAGAGCCTACGGATGCTAGAAACGGCAAATGTGCATCCAACTCGTCCATCTCACGGTTGTAAGCAGCACGCATAGCACGACGCGCACCTTCCATCACGTCGGACACGTCCATACGTGTTTGTTGCTTATGGCGTGCATACTCTTTGAATCCTGCTTCAAAAATGCTCGCCATGCCCTGCGGTTTACGGCGATGAGCAGTGATGCTGTCATATAGCTTATTGAGGTCGCCACCGCTCCAGAATGTGTCTTCAAAATCTTCTGCGTCACGCTCCGCACGTTTAACGGTAGCCACTTTGATAAAAATATACCACCAAGAAAATAGAGAGGTGATGATCAGAATAAGCATCACCAGCTGCACTGGCAAACTTGCACCTGCCACTAGGCTGAAAAAAGACATATCACTACTAGCGTTCATAACTTCTCCACTGTTTATCTACTGCTCTTTTGGTCTAATATACTGTTAAGCAATGTGCTTGCATCAGCGCTGCTTAACCGCAGATGCCAAGATTTTAATCTATTAACCACGCCAATCCGCACGCTGTTAACAACGTTAATTAAGCATTGCTTGTTTTATTTGTGCTGGAATCCCTACAGGCTTGAAGGTTGCGGCATTTACAAAAGCCGCTTTCACATGTGCGTTAACCAGTTGCTCACCATTACGCGTAATGGTTTGCGCTAACTCTATACTGCCGTGGCCGATTTTAACGATATCGCAATGAATTTCAAGCATGTCATTAAAATATGCAGGCTTCTTAAAGCCGATAGACAAGCTGTGCACCACGATAATCACGCCATGACTGTCCTTTACTTCCGTTTGCTCAAAACCCAAAGCGCGCAACCACTCAGTGCGTGCACGCTCCATAAAGTTCAAATAATTAGAGTGATACACCACGCCACCCGCATCTGTGTCTTCATAATACACGCGTACCGGCCACGTAAATTTAGCTAAAACCATTACTGCTCCTGCCATGATGCGCCGTTGGCAATCGCGCCCGGCACCGGCAAGCCAAAGTGCTGGTATGACTGGCTGGTGGCCACCCTGCCGCGTGGGGTGCGCATCAAGAAGCCTTGCTGAATCAAATACGGCTCCAGCACGTCCTCTATCGTATCGCGCTCTTCACCTATCGCAGCAGCCAGGTTATCCAAGCCTACTGGCCCGCCACCAAACTTCTCCAACACCGCAAGCAGCAGCTTTCTGTCCATCACATCAAAACCTAGCTTGTCCACATCTAACATTCTTAGCGCAGCATCGGCAATATTGGCATTTACCTTACCATCTGCTTTCACCTGCGCGTAGTCACGTACCCGGCGCAGCAAGCGGTTAGCAATACGGGGTGTACCGCGGGAACGTCTGGCAATCTCCAGTGCGCCACTATCTACCATCTCCACATCAAGTAAACCGGCCGAGCGTTGTACAATACGGCCCAACTCTTCTGAGGTATAGAACTCCAATCTGGACACGATACCAAAACGATCGCGCAAAGGATTAGTTAGCATGCCGGCGCGAGTCGTTGCGCCCACTAGGGTAAATGGCGGCAAATCCAGACGCACACTACGTGCGGCTGGCCCTTCGCCGATCATGATGTCCAGACGGTAATCCTCCATCGCCGGGTATAGAATCTCTTCCACCACGGGGGACAACCTGTGTATTTCATCAATAAACAGCACATCATTGGGCTCTAGGTTGGTCAGCAGCGCCGCCAAATCACCCGCGCGCTCCAGCACAGGCCCTGAGGTCTGGCGCATATTAACGCCCATTTCCTTGGCAATGATATGTGCCAACGTGGTTTTACCCAAGCCAGGTGGGCCAAACAGCAGCACATGGTCTAACGCTTCGCTGCGGCCACGGGCAGCATTAATAAATATCTCCAGCTGCGCTCGGGCTTTTTCCTGACCGATATACTCATCCAGCACTTTAGGGCGCAGTGCGCGCTCCAGCGCATCCTCTTGCGGGCTCACAACGTCCGGGGCGATTAAACGGTCAGTTTCTATCATACAACTTCATCTGCTCTCTTATTTTGCAAAGTTACCCAATGTGACACGAGTGTTAAACCAACGGCTAGTAGCGTTGGCCCTAAAAAAATGCCGATAAAACCAAACGCCAAAATGCCACCTAACACCCCTAATACCACCAACAATAGCGGCAAGTGTGATGAGTGGCTAATCAAGATGGGCTTAACAATATTATCCACCATGCTAATCACCAGCAACCCATAGACCAACAGGAAAATCGCCCAGCCTTGGTCACCATGATTAAATAACCACAATGAAGCGCCACCCCACACCAAAGGCGGGCCGACAGGAATCACCGATAAGAAAAAAGTAGCTAGCGCCAGCAATAGCGGCGCAGGAGCGCCCGCCAGCCAAAATCCAAACAGCCCGACACTGGCTTGCGCTAACGCAGTGCCGAACACGCCTAGCATCACACCTTTCACCGTATTACATGACAACACCAGCATCTCCTGCCCTAGCTCGCCACCCAGTCGTCGTACCATGCTCGTGACTGCAGCCACGAGCTTGGTGCCATCCCGATAAAAGAAAAATGCCACAAACACCACGAGCACCAATTGCACAAACCCGCCCATGACCATCTGTACTACCTTCAATAGAAATACGCGTATCGGCTCTGCATACTGATTAAGCAGGTGCATCAACTCCTCATGGCTCGCCATCACACGCTGCCAAGACTCAGCTAATGACTCACCGATAATGGGCAGGTTTTTTAGCCATGTGGGCGCTACCGGCTGCATGCTTTGCAACACAGCCTGCGCCTCATCCAACATGAGCGTAGCAGAGTCTGCTAGATTTGCCGCCAAATAGGCCATAGGCATAATCATCGCAAACAGCAAAAGCAGCGTCATCATGGCCGCGGCCAGCATATCGCGCTTGCCAAACAACAGCCAAACGCGCTGGTATAACGGCCAGGTAAACACACAAATAATGGCCGCAAACAGCATGGCCGCCATGAATGGATACAACACAAAAACGCAGCCTACTATCAGTAGCGATATCGAAGCGATGCGTGCGATTTGGTTGGTGTTAATCATATTGAGTACTCAAGTGATGGGTGAGATATCTATTAAAGCAACCACCCTTACATCATACTGCATCCTACTTTGAAAGTAATTTTAATGCTTGTTTAATGCCGTCAGTGACACTGATTTCTTTATCCAGCAACTTAACCGCAGCCACTGCCTCACGCTCGTTGTAACCCAGTGCCAGCAAGGCATTAAGCACATCACTAGTGGCAGATTTGGTTTGCGGTTCATTCATTGCCGCCACACCATCAATCGTAAACTTATCTTTGAGTTCCAACAGTAAACGTTCCGCCGTTTTTTTACCAACACCAGGCACACGCGTCAGCATGCTGGGCTCTTGCAGGGCAACGGCCTGCACCAAATCATCGATAGATAAGCCGCTTAAAATAGACAAGGCTGATTTAGCACCAATACCATTTACTTTTAGCAACTGGCGAAAAGTTGCACGCTCTTGGCTGGTACCAAAACCATACAGCAACTGTGCGTCCTCGCGTACTACAAAGTGTGTGAGCATCACGACTTTATCGCCAATCGCCGGCAGATTGTAAAACGTGCTCATCGGCACCTCACACTCGTAACCTACCCCATTACAATCAATCAAGATCAATGGAGGTGTTTTTTCTAACAAGGTACCGCTTAATCGACCAATCATCAGAGATTCCATTACAAAATAATAACGAACAATAACGCATGGCTGCGTATCCCAGCAAGCCTAGATTACAGACTGTAGATGCAGAATACGGTGAGCATTTTAAAACCAAAGGCACAGACTAATCGCAACGTACAAAAACAAGGAGAGATGACATAAGAAAACTAACAGGCAATTATTGCCTAGGCAAAATTACTAAGTTAGGTAATTTAATAGACTGCGTAATTAATCCACAGGATAATTAGCCAGACAGCAATCAACCAACTAGACGCCCGCCGCGTACACGGAAACCGGCAGTCGCCATCAAACCTAAGCCCTGCCCGCCATGCGCATGACAAATCGCACAAGCAAGCGCATCCGCAGAGTCTGGCTTGGGTGCAGCGGGTAATTTAAGCAGACGCTTTACCATCTCCTGCACCTGTTCTTTTTGTGCATGACCATTACCAACCACCGCCTGTTTGACTTGCAACGCGGTATATTCGGCAACGCTTAAATTGCGGATGACGGCAGCGCTAATGGCCGCACCACGCGCTTGCCCTAACAGTAGGGTGGATTGCGGATTAACGTTTACAAATACTTTCTCAATCGCCACTTGATGCGGCTGGTAGGTATCAATCACCTCAAACAAGCCATCCAAGATGACTTTCAGGCGCGCCGGCAACTCTTCACGCTCGGGGTCACCCTCTACCTTGCTTTTTTTGGCACTCGCGGTTTTGATGGTGCCACTGGAGACGTAGGTGATTTTCTCACCTATTTTTTCAATCACACCGAAACCGGTGAGGCGCAAGCCCGGGTCTATACCGAGTATCCGGATAGCACTCAAAGCATACCCCAAGCTGCTTGCACCATGCAGATCTACTCTTCAATCACCGCAGAGGTGTAAACATCCTGCACATCATCTAGGTCTTCCAATGCGTCCAGAATTTTTTG includes:
- the ruvA gene encoding Holliday junction branch migration protein RuvA, coding for MIGRLSGTLLEKTPPLILIDCNGVGYECEVPMSTFYNLPAIGDKVVMLTHFVVREDAQLLYGFGTSQERATFRQLLKVNGIGAKSALSILSGLSIDDLVQAVALQEPSMLTRVPGVGKKTAERLLLELKDKFTIDGVAAMNEPQTKSATSDVLNALLALGYNEREAVAAVKLLDKEISVTDGIKQALKLLSK
- a CDS encoding ExbD/TolR family protein, translated to MSRTRKRRMMNQINVVPYIDVTLVLLVIFMVTAPMTNPGIVELPGAGQALNQPKLPPVVVTVKKNGSIELDSQAMQRDELLVAVRATLSKSPERSVVIAADKNVKYEDVIGVMDLLKTNKVDKVGLLLKPV
- a CDS encoding YbgF trimerization domain-containing protein — translated: MMKNLILSSLFLTTQLFSISGHSALFDDDEARKKILEVEKTAQSQNQATQSALKDLKQSHDSRLTTLEAITKNGFADMQSQIDALKQENARLKGDLEIANHKVETALQRQKDLYTDSDERLRKLESAPAAAAAPVAAVAEKNTQEYQLLELANGLSKESKHKDAFNTYDKFLKDYPNSSSASEAMYGLGYSQFALKNYKSSIATQQKLIDTYADSPKVPDAMFNMANSQIQLGLVPGAKKTLRDLIAKFPNSELTPAAQKRLKALEAIK
- the tolQ gene encoding protein TolQ: MNASSDMSFFSLVAGASLPVQLVMLILIITSLFSWWYIFIKVATVKRAERDAEDFEDTFWSGGDLNKLYDSITAHRRKPQGMASIFEAGFKEYARHKQQTRMDVSDVMEGARRAMRAAYNREMDELDAHLPFLASVGSVSPYIGLFGTVWGIMNAFRGLSSVGQATLTQVAPGIAEALVATAIGLFAAIPAVIAYNRFASSVDRLSVRYESFMEEFTNILQRKS
- the pal gene encoding peptidoglycan-associated lipoprotein Pal, with the protein product MNKGMFNKKVLGALVLAAMLSACKSTPMTDKPAAVQDKSPAGASTQSSANSAADTSGVKEVVIDSNANNGNNPLKDPNNILSKRNIYFDFDSDSVKAEYRPIVEAHAKYLLANSNAKVVLQGNTDERGTREYNVSLGQRRAVSVKKSFNLLGVQDKQIETVSLGEEKASANCADEACHQQNRRVEVVYEND
- the ruvC gene encoding crossover junction endodeoxyribonuclease RuvC, with translation MSAIRILGIDPGLRLTGFGVIEKIGEKITYVSSGTIKTASAKKSKVEGDPEREELPARLKVILDGLFEVIDTYQPHQVAIEKVFVNVNPQSTLLLGQARGAAISAAVIRNLSVAEYTALQVKQAVVGNGHAQKEQVQEMVKRLLKLPAAPKPDSADALACAICHAHGGQGLGLMATAGFRVRGGRLVG
- a CDS encoding AI-2E family transporter translates to MINTNQIARIASISLLIVGCVFVLYPFMAAMLFAAIICVFTWPLYQRVWLLFGKRDMLAAAMMTLLLLFAMIMPMAYLAANLADSATLMLDEAQAVLQSMQPVAPTWLKNLPIIGESLAESWQRVMASHEELMHLLNQYAEPIRVFLLKVVQMVMGGFVQLVLVVFVAFFFYRDGTKLVAAVTSMVRRLGGELGQEMLVLSCNTVKGVMLGVFGTALAQASVGLFGFWLAGAPAPLLLALATFFLSVIPVGPPLVWGGASLWLFNHGDQGWAIFLLVYGLLVISMVDNIVKPILISHSSHLPLLLVVLGVLGGILAFGFIGIFLGPTLLAVGLTLVSHWVTLQNKRADEVV
- the ruvB gene encoding Holliday junction branch migration DNA helicase RuvB, whose protein sequence is MIETDRLIAPDVVSPQEDALERALRPKVLDEYIGQEKARAQLEIFINAARGRSEALDHVLLFGPPGLGKTTLAHIIAKEMGVNMRQTSGPVLERAGDLAALLTNLEPNDVLFIDEIHRLSPVVEEILYPAMEDYRLDIMIGEGPAARSVRLDLPPFTLVGATTRAGMLTNPLRDRFGIVSRLEFYTSEELGRIVQRSAGLLDVEMVDSGALEIARRSRGTPRIANRLLRRVRDYAQVKADGKVNANIADAALRMLDVDKLGFDVMDRKLLLAVLEKFGGGPVGLDNLAAAIGEERDTIEDVLEPYLIQQGFLMRTPRGRVATSQSYQHFGLPVPGAIANGASWQEQ
- the ybgC gene encoding tol-pal system-associated acyl-CoA thioesterase, with amino-acid sequence MVLAKFTWPVRVYYEDTDAGGVVYHSNYLNFMERARTEWLRALGFEQTEVKDSHGVIIVVHSLSIGFKKPAYFNDMLEIHCDIVKIGHGSIELAQTITRNGEQLVNAHVKAAFVNAATFKPVGIPAQIKQAMLN
- the tolB gene encoding Tol-Pal system beta propeller repeat protein TolB, with protein sequence MKKMPSLFQRVLLACTLTVSAMMTSVSHAALEIEISGGNAQQLPIAIVPFNQDAVKNQENIANIISADLRRSGMFRVLETAGVASKPSTIAQVKYSDWASLQAQAIAVGKVEALPGNRLKVSFQLGDVLKQTQLADMDYNITPSQLRMTAHKIADVIYQKLTGESAIFASRIAYINKSKGRYALQVADADGVNPQTVVSSNEPIISPAWSPDGTKIAYVSFEKKKPIIFVQSLMTGQRITLASFKGNNSAPAWAPDGSKLAIVLTHAANSQLYLINADGSGLKQLSKSSAIDTEPVWSPDAKWVYFSSDRGGSPQIYKVSSLGGDAQRVTFDGTYNLSPRFSPDGKSLAMIRNDGGRYRVALQNLATGQVQILSEGNQDESPSFAPNGRVVLYATRSAGRGALAAVSADGRVKQRLSESGGDIREPAWGPLLN
- a CDS encoding energy transducer TonB, translated to MMLRQRENPDSFKAGVLSISVHAILLGALLISFNWKTTHPVSVAEVELWDSLPAASAPVVTTPVVKEIPKPEPKLEPKPEPKPEPEIAIKHEAQKKPEKKEPLKKVAIKEPPKEPAKPVKKTDQLAELQKQLLQEPAEKPKKPPVNDALKKLQQESLGDTGTSAEPKASAAKAGVVDEFKAKIQAKIRNNVIKSSCGDGNPEVRFEITLLPTGELGAAPKLTKSSGIAGCDDAVERAIRASEPLPLPEDKTLFPQFRTLKLTFHPSKD